In Serratia sp. FDAARGOS_506, a genomic segment contains:
- the glnK gene encoding P-II family nitrogen regulator: protein MKLVTVVIKPFKLEDVREALSSVGIQGLTVTEVKGFGRQKGHAELYRGAEYNVNFLPKVKIDIAIADDQLDEVVDVISKAAYTGKIGDGKIFVAELQRVIRIRTGETDESAL, encoded by the coding sequence ATGAAGCTGGTGACCGTGGTAATCAAACCGTTCAAGCTGGAGGACGTGCGCGAGGCTCTGTCCTCCGTGGGCATTCAGGGGTTGACCGTAACCGAAGTGAAGGGCTTTGGCCGCCAGAAGGGGCACGCCGAGCTGTATCGCGGCGCCGAATATAACGTCAACTTCCTGCCCAAGGTCAAAATCGATATCGCCATCGCCGACGATCAGTTGGATGAAGTGGTTGATGTGATTAGCAAAGCCGCCTACACCGGCAAAATTGGCGACGGCAAAATTTTCGTTGCCGAGTTGCAACGTGTGATCCGCATTCGCACCGGCGAAACCGACGAATCGGCACTGTAA
- a CDS encoding PLP-dependent cysteine synthase family protein, producing the protein MTNSWVKYAIGEIEADFQRSADTHLIRLNLPAFPGICLYLKDESTHPTGSLKHRLARSLFLYGLCNGWITENTTIIEASSGSTAVSEAYFARLIGLPFIAVMPSCTARRKVEQIAFYGGRCHFVDHAAQIYAASEQLAKELNGHYMDQFTYAERATDWRGNNNIADSIFRQMAREPFPVPKHIVMSAGTGGTSATLGRYIRYQGHDTQLTVVDPENSVFYDCFHHGDRTLIGSCGSRIEGIGRPRAEPSFIPSVVDNMLRVPDAASVATIHWLEGVLGRKVGASTGTNVWGALQLAKQMRENGEQGSIVTLLCDSGERYLDTYYNPEWVSSNIGDLQPYLAQLADL; encoded by the coding sequence ATGACAAACTCTTGGGTAAAATATGCTATCGGTGAAATAGAAGCGGATTTTCAGCGCTCCGCCGATACGCACCTGATTCGCCTGAACCTGCCGGCGTTTCCCGGTATCTGCCTGTATCTGAAAGATGAAAGCACCCACCCGACCGGCAGCCTGAAGCACCGTCTGGCGCGTTCGCTGTTCCTTTATGGCCTGTGCAACGGTTGGATCACCGAGAACACCACCATTATCGAGGCCTCTTCCGGCAGCACCGCGGTGTCAGAAGCCTACTTCGCTCGTCTGATCGGCCTGCCGTTCATCGCGGTGATGCCGTCCTGCACCGCGCGCCGCAAGGTGGAACAGATCGCCTTTTACGGCGGCCGCTGTCACTTCGTCGATCATGCCGCCCAGATCTACGCCGCCTCCGAACAGCTGGCGAAAGAGCTGAACGGACACTATATGGATCAGTTCACCTACGCCGAACGCGCCACCGACTGGCGCGGCAATAACAACATTGCCGACAGCATCTTCCGCCAGATGGCGCGCGAACCCTTCCCGGTGCCGAAACACATCGTGATGAGCGCCGGTACCGGCGGCACCTCCGCCACGCTGGGGCGTTATATCCGCTATCAGGGGCACGACACCCAATTGACGGTGGTCGATCCGGAAAACTCAGTGTTCTATGACTGCTTCCACCACGGCGATCGCACCCTGATCGGCAGCTGCGGCAGCCGTATCGAAGGCATCGGCCGCCCGCGCGCCGAGCCGTCGTTCATTCCTTCGGTGGTCGACAACATGCTGCGGGTGCCGGATGCCGCCAGCGTCGCCACCATTCACTGGCTGGAAGGCGTACTCGGCCGCAAGGTCGGCGCCTCCACCGGCACTAACGTCTGGGGCGCGCTACAGCTGGCGAAACAGATGCGGGAAAACGGCGAACAGGGGTCGATCGTCACCCTGCTGTGCGATAGCGGCGAGCGTTATCTGGATACCTATTACAACCCGGAATGGGTCAGCAGCAACATCGGCGACCTGCAGCCGTATCTGGCGCAGCTGGCGGATTTGTAA
- the smdA gene encoding multidrug efflux ABC transporter permease/ATP-binding subunit SmdA: MRLFAQIGWYFRREWRRYLGAVVLLIVIAILQLLPPKLVGIIVDGVTEKQMSTGVLMAWLGLMIGTAIVVYLLRYVWRVLLFGASYQLAVELRENFYRQLSRQNPAFYLRHRTGDLMARATNDVDRVVFAAGEGVLTLVDSLVMGLVVLVVMSTQISWQLTVLALIPMPLMAIAIKYYGDQLHQRFKSAQAAFSSLNDQAQESMTSIRMIKAFGLEDHQSNRFAEVAAQTGAKNMHVARVDARFDPTIYIAIGASNLLAIGGGSWMVVNGSLTLGQLTSFVMYLGLMIWPMLALAWMFNIVERGSAAYSRIRSLLDEAPAVQDGPQALPAGRGVLDVDIRAFHYPENPHPALHDVALTLKPGQMLGLCGPTGAGKSTLLSLIQRQFDVDQGQIRYHGLPLPQVKLDDWRSRLSVVSQTPFLFSDTVANNIALGHPGATQAQIEQAARLASVHEDILRLPQGYDTEVGERGVMLSGGQKQRISIARALLLDAEILILDDALSAVDGRTEHQILHNLRSWGQDRTVIISAHRLSALTEASEILVMQHGGVAQRGDPAALAAQPGWYRDMYRYQQLEAALDEAPENSEEALADE; encoded by the coding sequence GTGAGATTATTTGCACAAATCGGCTGGTATTTCCGCCGTGAGTGGCGCCGCTACCTCGGGGCGGTGGTATTGCTGATCGTCATCGCCATCCTGCAACTGCTGCCGCCTAAGCTGGTCGGCATCATCGTGGACGGCGTCACCGAAAAACAAATGTCTACGGGCGTGCTGATGGCTTGGCTCGGGCTGATGATCGGCACTGCGATCGTCGTTTACCTGCTGCGCTATGTGTGGCGGGTATTGCTGTTCGGCGCGTCTTACCAGTTGGCGGTCGAGCTGCGCGAAAACTTTTACCGCCAGCTCAGCCGGCAAAACCCGGCGTTTTACCTGCGCCATCGTACCGGCGATCTGATGGCGCGCGCCACCAACGACGTGGATCGCGTGGTGTTCGCCGCCGGCGAAGGCGTGCTGACGCTGGTGGATTCGCTGGTGATGGGGTTGGTGGTGCTGGTGGTGATGAGCACCCAAATCAGCTGGCAGCTGACGGTGCTGGCGTTGATCCCGATGCCGCTGATGGCGATCGCCATCAAGTATTACGGCGACCAGCTACACCAGCGCTTTAAATCAGCGCAGGCGGCGTTTTCCAGCCTGAACGATCAGGCGCAGGAAAGCATGACCAGCATCCGCATGATCAAGGCCTTTGGTCTGGAGGATCATCAATCCAACCGCTTCGCCGAAGTAGCGGCGCAGACCGGCGCCAAGAACATGCACGTGGCGCGGGTAGATGCGCGCTTCGATCCGACCATTTATATCGCCATCGGCGCCTCTAACCTGCTGGCCATCGGCGGCGGCAGCTGGATGGTGGTGAACGGTTCGCTGACGCTCGGGCAACTGACCAGCTTTGTGATGTACCTCGGCCTGATGATCTGGCCGATGCTGGCGTTGGCCTGGATGTTCAATATCGTCGAGCGCGGCAGCGCGGCCTACAGCCGCATCCGCAGCCTGCTCGATGAGGCGCCGGCGGTGCAGGACGGCCCGCAGGCGTTGCCGGCCGGGCGCGGCGTGCTGGACGTGGATATTCGCGCGTTCCACTATCCGGAAAATCCACACCCTGCGCTGCATGACGTGGCGCTGACGCTAAAGCCGGGGCAGATGCTGGGGCTGTGCGGGCCGACCGGCGCCGGCAAGTCGACGCTGTTGTCGCTGATCCAGCGCCAGTTCGACGTCGACCAAGGGCAGATACGTTATCACGGTCTGCCGTTGCCGCAGGTCAAACTCGACGACTGGCGATCGCGGTTGTCGGTGGTGAGCCAGACGCCGTTCCTGTTCTCCGATACCGTGGCGAACAACATCGCGCTGGGCCATCCGGGAGCGACGCAGGCGCAGATCGAACAGGCGGCGCGGTTGGCCAGCGTCCATGAGGACATTCTGCGGCTGCCACAGGGCTATGACACCGAGGTGGGCGAACGCGGCGTGATGCTGTCGGGCGGGCAGAAACAGCGCATCTCCATTGCGCGTGCGCTGCTGCTGGATGCGGAGATCCTGATCCTCGACGACGCGCTGTCGGCGGTGGACGGCCGTACCGAGCACCAAATCCTGCACAACCTGCGCAGCTGGGGGCAAGACCGCACGGTGATCATCAGCGCGCACCGGCTGTCGGCCTTGACCGAAGCCAGCGAGATCCTGGTGATGCAGCACGGCGGCGTAGCGCAGCGCGGCGATCCGGCGGCGCTGGCGGCGCAGCCGGGCTGGTATCGCGATATGTACCGTTATCAGCAGCTGGAAGCGGCGCTGGACGAAGCGCCGGAAAACAGCGAGGAGGCGTTGGCCGATGAATAA
- the cof gene encoding HMP-PP phosphatase: MYRLAAFDMDGTLLMPDHRVGPETLAVLNQLVEREMVVTFATGRHYLDAQPIMAQLGLQGYLITGNGTRVYDNRGQQLHATDLPAEIAEEVLHHHWRTRASMHVFRDEGWLTEFPVPEEMLRAHHLSGFRFQLADVRRLPAFGNSKVCFVAPHEELLALQVQLRAQLGDEADLCFSAYDCLEVLPLGCNKGTALDRLSRHLGLTMADCMAFGDAMNDKEMLGAVGHGVVMGNALPQLKSLLPQLPVIGHCQQQAVAHYLQHWLRSPCLTYSPEE; this comes from the coding sequence ATGTATCGCCTGGCAGCTTTCGATATGGACGGCACGCTGTTGATGCCGGATCACCGGGTTGGCCCGGAAACGCTGGCGGTGCTGAACCAGCTGGTGGAGCGGGAGATGGTGGTGACGTTCGCCACCGGGCGGCACTACCTCGACGCGCAGCCGATCATGGCGCAGCTGGGGCTGCAAGGCTACCTGATCACCGGCAACGGCACGCGAGTGTATGATAACCGCGGCCAACAGCTGCACGCCACCGATCTGCCGGCGGAGATCGCCGAAGAGGTGCTGCATCATCATTGGCGCACCCGCGCCAGCATGCATGTGTTCCGCGATGAAGGTTGGCTGACCGAGTTTCCCGTGCCGGAAGAGATGCTGCGGGCGCACCACCTGAGCGGCTTTCGTTTTCAATTGGCCGACGTGCGTCGCCTGCCGGCGTTCGGCAACAGCAAGGTGTGCTTTGTCGCGCCGCATGAGGAGCTGCTGGCTTTACAGGTGCAGCTGCGGGCACAGCTGGGCGACGAGGCAGACCTGTGCTTTTCCGCTTACGACTGTCTGGAAGTGCTGCCGCTCGGTTGCAACAAAGGCACGGCGCTGGACCGGCTGAGCCGCCATCTGGGGCTGACGATGGCCGACTGCATGGCGTTCGGCGACGCGATGAACGACAAAGAGATGCTGGGGGCGGTGGGGCACGGCGTGGTGATGGGCAATGCCCTGCCGCAGTTGAAATCCCTGCTGCCGCAGCTACCGGTTATCGGCCATTGCCAACAGCAGGCGGTGGCCCACTATTTACAACATTGGCTGCGTTCACCTTGCCTCACCTATTCCCCCGAAGAATGA
- a CDS encoding SgrR family transcriptional regulator: MRLVHRLSQYQRLYQQLGSAPVAVTIGELAAMFYCSERHARTLVQQLQDQGWLSWHSQPGRGKRARLHCLKTPDELRAQLLQQLLQQGNHQGALEMAQLDPQHLQDLLSPHLGGQWQAGSPTLRIPYYRTLETLDPLTLTGRAEQHLVSTLHAGLTRLMTGNPEPQPDLAHHWQIGDHGLRWRFFLRSQLRWHNGEPLTGPQLLQTLEKLQHHPRSQPSLANVAHISLPHPLCIQFDLHLPDYWLAHRLAELPCLMTHPELPGIGAGPFKLALNEPQLVRLEQHAGYHLQHPYLDTIEYWITPDLPTASTDTSCQHPVRITIGQQDDLAQARPVQRSMSLGWCYLALNLRHGVLSEAQGQKLLMLIQQSGLLSHLPIPNSVITPSHEMLPGWRIPSQQIEDDVPLPARLTLLYRPPVELETVTVALQRLLAQHGCELEVRYYAGKRWQSEEQIAQADLLLADNLIGEAPEATLESWLRQDTLWRGILTESRWRQQQDTLRQIQQLQAQQPRFAQLQAYYQRLMAAAIITPLFHYQYQISAPPRMHGVTLTAHGWFDFCQAWLPPPLDDAPA, from the coding sequence ATGCGCCTGGTTCACCGTCTCAGCCAATATCAACGCCTGTACCAACAGCTCGGCAGCGCGCCGGTCGCCGTGACCATCGGCGAGCTGGCGGCGATGTTCTACTGCAGCGAACGGCACGCCCGCACGCTGGTGCAACAGCTGCAGGATCAGGGCTGGCTGAGCTGGCATTCACAGCCCGGTCGCGGCAAACGCGCCCGCCTGCACTGCCTGAAAACCCCGGATGAACTGCGCGCTCAGCTGCTGCAACAGCTGCTGCAACAGGGCAACCATCAGGGGGCGCTGGAGATGGCGCAGCTCGATCCGCAGCACCTGCAGGATCTGCTCAGCCCGCACCTCGGCGGGCAATGGCAGGCCGGCAGCCCGACGCTGCGCATTCCCTATTACCGCACCCTGGAAACGCTCGATCCGCTCACGTTGACCGGCCGTGCCGAGCAACATCTGGTATCGACCCTGCACGCCGGGCTGACGCGCCTGATGACCGGTAACCCGGAACCACAGCCCGATCTGGCGCACCACTGGCAGATTGGCGATCACGGCCTGCGCTGGCGCTTCTTTCTGCGCAGCCAGCTGCGCTGGCACAACGGCGAACCGTTAACCGGCCCACAGCTGCTGCAAACGCTGGAAAAACTGCAGCACCATCCGCGCAGCCAACCCAGCCTGGCCAACGTCGCGCACATCAGCCTGCCGCATCCGCTGTGCATCCAGTTCGATCTGCACCTGCCAGACTACTGGTTGGCCCACCGGCTGGCGGAGCTGCCTTGCCTGATGACGCACCCGGAGCTGCCGGGCATCGGCGCCGGCCCATTCAAGCTGGCGTTGAATGAACCTCAACTGGTGCGGCTGGAACAACACGCCGGTTACCATCTGCAGCACCCATATCTGGACACCATCGAATACTGGATCACCCCCGACCTGCCCACCGCCAGCACCGACACCAGTTGCCAGCATCCGGTGCGCATCACCATAGGTCAGCAAGACGATTTGGCGCAGGCCCGGCCGGTGCAGCGCAGCATGAGCCTGGGCTGGTGTTATTTGGCGCTGAATCTGCGCCACGGCGTGCTGAGCGAAGCCCAGGGGCAAAAACTGCTGATGCTGATCCAGCAGTCCGGCCTGCTGAGTCATCTGCCGATCCCCAACAGCGTGATCACCCCCAGCCATGAAATGCTGCCCGGCTGGCGTATTCCCAGCCAGCAGATTGAGGATGATGTCCCGCTGCCCGCTCGGTTGACATTGCTGTATCGGCCGCCGGTCGAGCTGGAGACAGTGACGGTCGCGCTGCAACGGCTGCTGGCGCAGCACGGCTGCGAGCTGGAGGTGCGCTACTATGCCGGCAAGCGCTGGCAAAGCGAGGAACAGATCGCCCAAGCCGATCTGCTGCTGGCGGACAACCTGATCGGCGAGGCGCCGGAGGCGACGCTGGAGAGCTGGCTGAGGCAGGATACGCTGTGGCGCGGCATCCTGACGGAAAGCCGCTGGCGGCAGCAACAAGACACGCTGCGACAGATCCAACAGCTGCAGGCGCAGCAACCGCGCTTCGCACAGCTGCAGGCTTATTATCAACGGCTGATGGCCGCCGCCATCATCACACCACTGTTTCACTATCAGTATCAGATCAGCGCGCCGCCGCGTATGCATGGCGTCACGCTGACCGCCCACGGCTGGTTCGATTTTTGCCAGGCGTGGCTGCCGCCGCCGCTGGACGACGCACCGGCCTGA
- the queC gene encoding 7-cyano-7-deazaguanine synthase QueC, with amino-acid sequence MKRAVVVFSGGQDSTTCLIQALQQYDEVHCVTFDYGQRHRAEIEVAQELSVALGAKAHKVLDVTLLNELAVSSLTRDNIPVPAYDPNQKNALPSTFVPGRNILFLTLAAIYAYQVEAEAVITGVCETDFSGYPDCRDEFVKALNQAVTLGIARDIRFETPLMWLNKAETWALADYYHQLDRVRQDTLTCYNGIKGDGCGECAACNLRANGLTQYRANQAEVMAALKQKAGLA; translated from the coding sequence ATGAAGCGCGCGGTTGTCGTTTTCAGCGGTGGACAAGACTCCACGACTTGCTTGATTCAGGCATTGCAACAGTATGACGAAGTTCACTGCGTCACGTTCGATTACGGCCAGCGCCATCGCGCCGAGATTGAAGTGGCTCAGGAGCTGTCGGTGGCCCTCGGCGCCAAGGCGCACAAGGTGCTGGACGTAACGCTGCTCAACGAGCTGGCCGTCAGCAGCCTGACGCGCGACAATATTCCGGTTCCCGCCTACGATCCCAATCAGAAGAATGCGCTGCCGAGCACCTTCGTGCCGGGCCGCAATATCCTGTTCCTGACGCTGGCGGCGATCTACGCCTACCAGGTGGAAGCGGAAGCGGTGATCACCGGCGTATGTGAAACCGATTTCTCCGGCTACCCGGATTGCCGCGACGAGTTCGTTAAAGCGCTGAACCAGGCGGTGACGCTGGGTATCGCCCGCGATATCCGCTTCGAAACGCCGCTGATGTGGCTAAACAAGGCCGAAACCTGGGCGCTGGCGGATTATTACCACCAGCTGGATCGCGTGCGCCAGGATACGCTGACCTGCTACAACGGCATCAAGGGTGACGGCTGCGGCGAGTGCGCCGCCTGCAACCTGCGCGCCAATGGCCTGACGCAGTACCGCGCCAACCAGGCAGAAGTGATGGCGGCGTTGAAACAGAAGGCCGGTCTGGCCTGA
- a CDS encoding Lrp/AsnC family transcriptional regulator gives MLDKTDRKLLCMLQQDCTQSLQALADAVNLTSTPCWKRLKRLEDEGYIRGRVALLDNEKLGLGLTAFVLIKTQQHSSEWYQAFVQLTSQMPEVLAFYRMAGEYDYLMQVEVADMKSYDGFYKRLVNGVPGLIDVTSSFAMEKIKYTTALPVPE, from the coding sequence ATGCTAGATAAAACAGACCGTAAGCTGCTGTGCATGCTGCAGCAAGACTGCACCCAGTCGCTGCAGGCGCTGGCCGATGCGGTCAATTTGACCTCGACGCCGTGCTGGAAACGGCTGAAGCGCCTGGAAGACGAGGGCTATATCCGCGGCCGGGTGGCGTTGCTGGATAACGAAAAGCTCGGTCTGGGGCTGACGGCGTTCGTGCTGATCAAGACCCAGCAGCACAGCAGCGAGTGGTATCAGGCGTTTGTGCAATTGACCAGTCAGATGCCTGAGGTGCTGGCGTTCTACCGCATGGCGGGGGAGTACGATTACCTGATGCAGGTCGAAGTGGCGGACATGAAAAGCTACGACGGCTTTTATAAGCGCCTGGTGAACGGCGTACCGGGCCTCATCGACGTCACCTCGAGCTTTGCCATGGAAAAAATCAAATACACCACCGCGCTGCCGGTGCCGGAGTGA
- the smdB gene encoding multidrug efflux ABC transporter permease/ATP-binding subunit SmdB, protein MNKVQKLWPTLKRLLAYGSPYRKPLGLAVLMLWIAAAAEVAGPILVSYFIDNYVAKGQLPLMIVGGLAAAYILLELLAAALHYFQALLFNQVAVGVVQRLRTDVMDAALRQPLSAFDTQPVGQLISRVTNDTEVIKDLYVMVVSTVLKSAALIGAMLVAMFSLDWRMALVAVCIFPAVFVVMGIYQYYSTPIVRRVRSYLADINDGFNEVINGMGVIQQFRQQVRFGERMSAASQSHYLARMQTLRLDGFLLRPLLSLFSALVLCGLLMLFGFSGEGVIGVGVLYAFINYLGRLNEPLIELTSQQSILQQAVVAGERIFELMDRSQQSYGADDRPLAGGRIDITDLSFAYRADKKVLQHISLAVPSRGFVALVGHTGSGKSTLANLLMGYYPVSEGEVRLDGRPISSLSHRTLRQGVAMVQQDPVVIADSVLANVTLGRNIEEDAVWRALETVQLASLVRGFPQGIQTRLGEQGNNLSVGQKQLLAMARVLVQAPQILILDEATANIDSGTEQAIQRALRAIREHTTLVVIAHRLSTIVDADSILVLHRGQAVEQGNHQQLLAQQGRYYQMYQLQLAGEQLAEAVREESQPA, encoded by the coding sequence ATGAATAAAGTGCAAAAGCTGTGGCCGACGCTGAAGCGGCTGCTGGCCTATGGCTCGCCGTACCGCAAACCGCTGGGGCTGGCGGTGCTGATGCTGTGGATCGCGGCGGCGGCGGAAGTCGCCGGGCCGATCCTGGTGAGCTATTTTATTGATAACTACGTCGCCAAAGGGCAGCTGCCGCTAATGATCGTCGGCGGGCTGGCGGCGGCTTACATTCTGCTGGAGCTGCTGGCGGCGGCGCTGCACTACTTCCAGGCGCTGCTGTTCAACCAAGTGGCAGTGGGAGTGGTACAGCGGCTGCGCACCGACGTGATGGACGCCGCGCTGCGCCAACCGCTCAGCGCCTTCGACACGCAGCCGGTCGGGCAATTGATCTCGCGCGTCACCAACGACACAGAGGTGATCAAGGATCTGTACGTGATGGTGGTCTCCACGGTGCTGAAAAGCGCCGCGCTGATCGGCGCCATGCTGGTGGCAATGTTCAGCCTCGACTGGCGCATGGCGCTGGTGGCGGTCTGCATCTTCCCGGCGGTATTTGTGGTGATGGGCATCTATCAATACTACAGCACGCCGATCGTGCGCCGGGTGCGCAGCTATCTGGCGGACATCAACGACGGTTTCAACGAAGTGATCAACGGCATGGGCGTGATTCAGCAGTTCCGCCAGCAGGTGCGCTTCGGCGAACGCATGAGCGCCGCCAGCCAGTCGCACTATCTGGCGCGCATGCAGACCCTGCGGCTCGACGGTTTCCTGCTGCGACCGCTGCTCAGCCTGTTTTCGGCGCTGGTGCTGTGCGGGCTGCTGATGCTGTTCGGCTTCAGCGGCGAAGGCGTGATTGGCGTCGGCGTGCTTTACGCTTTCATTAACTACCTTGGGCGCCTGAACGAACCGCTGATTGAGCTGACTTCGCAGCAGTCGATCTTGCAGCAGGCGGTGGTGGCCGGCGAACGCATTTTCGAGCTGATGGATCGCAGCCAACAGAGCTACGGCGCCGACGATCGTCCGCTGGCCGGTGGCCGCATCGACATCACCGATCTGAGCTTCGCTTACCGCGCGGACAAAAAGGTACTGCAGCACATTTCGCTGGCGGTGCCTTCGCGTGGCTTCGTGGCGCTGGTCGGGCATACCGGCAGCGGCAAGAGCACGCTGGCCAACCTGCTGATGGGGTATTACCCGGTCAGCGAGGGGGAGGTGCGCCTCGATGGTCGCCCGATCTCCAGCCTGTCGCACCGCACGCTGCGCCAGGGCGTGGCGATGGTGCAACAGGATCCGGTGGTGATCGCCGATTCGGTGCTGGCTAACGTCACACTGGGGCGCAACATCGAGGAAGACGCCGTGTGGCGGGCGCTGGAAACGGTGCAGCTGGCGAGTCTGGTGCGCGGCTTCCCGCAGGGTATTCAGACCCGGCTGGGGGAGCAGGGCAATAACCTGTCTGTTGGGCAGAAACAGCTGCTGGCGATGGCGCGGGTCTTGGTGCAGGCGCCGCAGATCCTGATCCTCGACGAGGCGACCGCCAATATCGACTCGGGCACCGAACAGGCGATCCAGCGCGCGCTGCGTGCGATCCGCGAGCACACCACGCTGGTGGTGATCGCCCACCGGCTGTCGACCATCGTCGATGCCGATTCCATCCTGGTGCTGCATCGCGGCCAGGCGGTAGAGCAGGGCAACCATCAGCAGCTGCTGGCGCAGCAGGGGCGCTACTACCAGATGTACCAGCTGCAGCTGGCGGGCGAGCAGTTGGCGGAAGCGGTACGCGAAGAGAGCCAACCCGCCTGA